A DNA window from Bacteroides cellulosilyticus contains the following coding sequences:
- a CDS encoding BT_3987 domain-containing protein: MKKNRNNFILSLLSTVLFAACEVVDPMDSEQYQKDIYMIGADTKVSSFEIPYGDEQEAFVSLSASGSQKVDRDVVITLKRNDEIVDWYNAKYMLDAPVKYQQLPLALINLPSWTATLKAGELYTRFPFSLNTNELHCDSLYSIGFAIESTSDYQISENGSELIFTLKLTNPYSGNYHLDAARTTLKEETLPDGTTEWVEQGMPIPVSIQRTLTAASQNTVRFFHDKTKETLAEYSNSWNPGKDYFTAVKNLCVNFVQVSENKFTVRAWEDMPIVNGEAEYNNGTFTFWYDYMDGEGRYRMQGTFRKAFAG, from the coding sequence ATGAAAAAGAATAGAAATAACTTTATACTTTCACTGCTGTCAACAGTGCTGTTTGCAGCTTGTGAAGTTGTCGATCCGATGGATTCCGAACAATATCAGAAAGACATCTATATGATTGGCGCCGATACCAAAGTGTCCTCTTTTGAAATCCCCTATGGAGATGAGCAAGAAGCATTTGTCTCTCTGTCAGCCAGCGGAAGCCAGAAAGTGGACAGAGATGTAGTTATTACGCTGAAACGCAATGATGAAATTGTAGACTGGTACAATGCCAAATACATGCTTGATGCTCCGGTAAAGTATCAACAGTTACCTTTGGCTCTCATTAATCTTCCTTCATGGACCGCAACCCTCAAAGCAGGAGAATTATACACACGTTTCCCGTTCAGTCTAAATACAAATGAATTACACTGCGACTCACTGTATTCCATCGGTTTTGCCATAGAATCAACATCAGATTATCAGATTTCTGAAAATGGTTCGGAGTTAATTTTTACTCTGAAACTGACCAATCCCTATTCAGGTAATTACCATCTGGATGCAGCCAGAACCACACTTAAAGAAGAAACACTTCCCGATGGTACTACAGAATGGGTGGAACAAGGTATGCCTATTCCTGTAAGCATCCAGCGCACACTGACTGCCGCATCACAAAACACGGTGCGTTTCTTCCACGATAAAACGAAAGAAACTTTGGCTGAATATAGTAATTCATGGAATCCTGGAAAAGATTACTTTACAGCAGTCAAGAACTTATGTGTCAACTTCGTTCAGGTAAGCGAAAACAAGTTTACTGTGAGAGCTTGGGAAGATATGCCAATCGTGAACGGAGAAGCCGAATACAACAATGGCACATTCACTTTCTGGTATGACTATATGGACGGTGAAGGGCGTTATCGAATGCAAGGTACATTCAGAAAGGCTTTTGCCGGATAA
- a CDS encoding IPT/TIG domain-containing protein, translating into MKNKKVLFPLGTLFLGIFVLIFSCKDETYVYQQNQGKGTPYNPDLPVKITGFIPEEGKIREKVVISGENFGNDPSKVKVFFDDGYSDKEAQVINVDGTSIYCLAPRQSDGRSRIKVRIAENQTITASQNFHYIAAASVSWVAGVGTRDGVGAKYADGTLSEAHFWKPQGIVALGNNQMMTFGFHEAKANYVRLISVNDDKVITVQSGVYLGKPAINEAKTKVYATTLNPPHTVYEYKKETGWTPYTIGEIVVPKYTTCCDRIRSLVMMDETHDPNQEWLYFCHKDQTFGRFNVNTEETQILADQTLDMPTNTFAGYMAYDKFKDCFYVSLYNFYSIYKITKTGADWSDGVKAELYAGSPSESAVKDGELQDARFKQPMGMCMDDEGNLYICDCDRADVIRKISGIDGYVSTIAGTLDKESPQANGEPAESVFLDPQDISYDGEGNFYITEWWEATIRKYSIE; encoded by the coding sequence ATGAAAAACAAAAAAGTACTATTCCCGTTAGGAACTCTCTTTTTGGGAATCTTCGTTCTTATCTTCAGCTGTAAAGACGAAACTTATGTTTATCAACAGAATCAAGGTAAAGGTACTCCCTACAACCCTGATTTACCTGTAAAAATTACCGGTTTTATTCCTGAAGAGGGTAAGATACGAGAAAAAGTCGTTATTTCAGGAGAAAATTTCGGCAACGACCCGTCTAAAGTAAAAGTTTTTTTTGACGATGGCTATTCGGATAAAGAAGCACAAGTTATCAATGTAGATGGAACCTCTATTTATTGCCTTGCACCCAGACAAAGTGATGGTAGAAGCCGGATTAAAGTTCGTATAGCTGAAAATCAAACGATTACCGCATCTCAGAATTTTCACTATATAGCTGCCGCCAGCGTTTCATGGGTGGCCGGAGTAGGAACTCGGGATGGCGTTGGTGCTAAATATGCAGATGGCACCTTATCAGAAGCCCATTTCTGGAAACCTCAAGGTATTGTAGCACTCGGTAATAACCAGATGATGACTTTTGGTTTCCATGAAGCTAAAGCCAATTACGTTCGGCTTATCTCTGTGAACGATGATAAAGTCATCACTGTACAAAGTGGAGTTTATCTGGGTAAACCGGCTATAAATGAAGCAAAAACCAAAGTCTACGCCACTACGCTCAACCCTCCTCATACTGTTTATGAATATAAAAAAGAAACGGGTTGGACACCATATACCATTGGAGAAATTGTGGTTCCGAAGTATACCACCTGTTGTGACCGTATCCGTTCGCTTGTCATGATGGACGAGACTCATGATCCTAATCAGGAATGGTTATATTTCTGTCATAAAGACCAAACTTTCGGACGTTTTAACGTCAATACGGAAGAGACTCAGATTTTGGCAGATCAAACTTTGGATATGCCGACAAATACTTTTGCCGGATATATGGCCTACGACAAATTCAAGGACTGCTTCTATGTTTCATTATATAATTTCTACAGTATCTATAAAATAACGAAAACCGGCGCCGACTGGAGCGACGGCGTTAAGGCCGAACTTTATGCAGGTAGTCCTTCCGAAAGCGCAGTTAAAGACGGAGAACTTCAGGATGCCCGTTTCAAACAGCCTATGGGGATGTGTATGGATGATGAAGGTAACCTCTACATTTGCGACTGCGACAGAGCAGATGTTATTCGAAAAATTTCCGGAATCGACGGCTATGTATCAACCATCGCCGGAACATTGGATAAAGAGAGTCCACAAGCAAATGGCGAACCGGCCGAATCAGTCTTCCTTGACCCGCAAGACATTTCTTATGATGGAGAAGGTAACTTCTACATTACCGAATGGTGGGAAGCCACAATCAGAAAATATTCAATTGAATAA
- a CDS encoding HU family DNA-binding protein — protein MAAQYDFQRRPNPKGDGELQPLYPRIVNKGTIDTERLVSDISRMSSFSPGDIHGLLAAIEDRVSYYLSEGHHVQLGDMGYFSAGLQGRPVMDPKEIHAQTIFFGKVHFRVSPDFRKRCAGSVERAKYGFRKSAELGGAERYRRLLVFLETHPFITRKDYSCITGLLKNKALDDLNLLVEKGYLSTIGRGSHKVYVRAKPQEVKSENP, from the coding sequence ATGGCAGCACAGTATGACTTCCAAAGAAGACCTAACCCGAAGGGTGACGGTGAATTACAACCCTTGTATCCACGTATCGTGAATAAAGGTACGATTGACACAGAGCGTTTGGTTAGTGACATTTCCCGAATGTCCAGTTTCAGCCCCGGTGACATCCATGGTTTGTTGGCGGCGATAGAGGATCGGGTTTCATATTATTTATCCGAAGGACACCACGTTCAGTTGGGCGACATGGGATATTTTTCGGCAGGCCTGCAAGGCCGTCCGGTGATGGATCCGAAAGAAATCCACGCGCAGACTATCTTTTTCGGCAAAGTACATTTCCGTGTATCACCCGATTTCCGCAAGCGGTGTGCCGGTTCTGTGGAGCGTGCCAAATATGGTTTCCGTAAGAGTGCGGAGCTTGGCGGTGCCGAGCGTTACCGCCGTTTACTGGTGTTTTTGGAGACGCATCCCTTCATTACACGCAAAGATTACAGCTGTATCACGGGACTTTTGAAGAATAAAGCACTGGATGACCTCAATTTGCTTGTGGAAAAGGGATATTTGAGCACAATCGGGCGTGGTTCGCATAAAGTGTATGTACGTGCTAAACCACAGGAGGTTAAATCGGAAAATCCGTAA
- a CDS encoding glycoside hydrolase family 43 protein has product MKRALKLFTYTTLAFCLSSCTLTKGKQKPTFAGYLFAYFEGSGERLKQEQLRFGISSDAINWYALNNNEPIIASDTISQTGGIRDPYIMRGEHEEAFYMVATDMFTFKNGWGHNPGIIMMKSDNLIDWEHSVIDLAKAYPNNFQNIQWVWAPQVVYDPDEKKYLVYFTIRFKGEENLDFYCAYANKKFTAFINEPTLMFRARYGAIDGDIVYKDGTYHLFYKGNTKDENGKEYKNGIQQATSKSLKGPWIEDFKYLDVYAETPTVVEGSSIFKLNNSDTYILMYDLYKNLRYEFQRSKDLYNFTNTPEVFNKNFNPRHGSVISITEEEAIRLNNKWKGVPKELLK; this is encoded by the coding sequence ATGAAACGAGCTTTAAAACTTTTCACTTATACCACATTAGCTTTTTGCCTAAGTAGTTGCACATTAACCAAAGGAAAACAAAAGCCGACATTTGCCGGATATTTATTTGCCTATTTTGAAGGGTCAGGAGAGCGCCTGAAACAAGAGCAACTACGCTTTGGGATAAGTAGCGATGCTATAAACTGGTACGCACTCAACAACAATGAACCAATTATTGCTTCCGATACCATATCACAAACCGGTGGAATCAGAGACCCCTATATTATGCGCGGAGAACATGAAGAAGCATTTTATATGGTAGCCACAGATATGTTTACCTTTAAAAACGGTTGGGGACACAACCCGGGAATTATAATGATGAAATCAGATAATCTGATTGATTGGGAACATTCAGTGATTGATTTGGCAAAAGCGTATCCCAACAATTTTCAAAACATACAATGGGTCTGGGCACCTCAAGTCGTATACGATCCGGATGAAAAGAAATATCTGGTATATTTCACCATACGCTTTAAAGGTGAAGAGAATTTAGATTTCTATTGCGCATATGCTAATAAAAAATTTACCGCTTTCATTAATGAACCAACTTTGATGTTTCGTGCCCGATATGGTGCAATTGATGGAGATATCGTATACAAAGACGGAACTTACCACCTTTTTTATAAAGGAAATACGAAAGATGAGAACGGGAAAGAATACAAGAATGGTATCCAACAAGCAACAAGCAAATCTCTAAAAGGGCCCTGGATTGAAGATTTCAAATATCTGGATGTTTATGCCGAAACACCTACGGTGGTAGAAGGTTCAAGTATTTTTAAACTGAATAATTCCGACACTTATATACTCATGTACGACCTGTATAAAAACCTACGTTACGAGTTTCAGCGTAGTAAAGACCTTTATAACTTCACCAATACTCCTGAGGTTTTCAATAAAAACTTCAATCCAAGGCATGGTAGTGTAATCAGCATCACCGAAGAGGAAGCTATCCGATTAAATAATAAATGGAAAGGAGTACCTAAAGAATTATTAAAATAA
- a CDS encoding Spy/CpxP family protein refolding chaperone, protein MKKQILGLAVVLFMGSAVCMAQDNRGGRPDMSKRIEQMVTDLGLNEAQAKEFKAVMEEMRPNRGASGERPSREEMEKKRNEADAKLKKILTDEQYKKYQSMRPQRGQRRGK, encoded by the coding sequence ATGAAGAAGCAAATTTTAGGTTTGGCCGTTGTTCTGTTTATGGGCTCGGCAGTATGTATGGCTCAGGATAACAGAGGTGGACGTCCTGACATGTCAAAGCGTATCGAACAGATGGTGACAGATCTGGGACTGAATGAAGCTCAGGCTAAAGAATTTAAGGCGGTAATGGAGGAAATGAGACCAAACAGAGGTGCTTCGGGCGAAAGACCTTCACGCGAGGAAATGGAGAAAAAACGTAATGAGGCAGATGCGAAACTCAAAAAGATTCTGACGGACGAACAGTATAAAAAGTATCAGAGCATGAGGCCTCAGAGAGGACAGAGAAGAGGGAAATAA
- a CDS encoding SusC/RagA family TonB-linked outer membrane protein, with protein sequence MKYIYLLLLTFCLSVPTFAQNNTVKVAGVVMDENGETLIGVNIMVKGTNIAAITDLDGRFRINNIPKGATVAFSYMGYKTLEIRYTSDKERETIGMRPDISELEEVVITGRGSQRKVSVVGAITNVETRELQVPATSVSNMLGARVPGIIAVTRSGEPGNDFSEFWIRGISTFGANQGALILIDGIEGDLNDLDPSDIESFSVLKDASATAVYGTRGANGVVVVTTKRGKAGKLQINYKANMTYSYSPRMPEYTDAYQYAALANEARMVRGNSALYTPTELELYRTGLDPDLYPNVNWRDVILKDHVWNTQHHFSLSGGGENARYYVSLGALTNEALFKQDKESPYSANVDYNKYNFRANVDANITRTTLLSLNLETVFVKQNAPGFGDDNKALWTAQANLPATMVPVRYSNGQLPSYGVNSDQMSPYVQLNYTGYKAIERYSAKSNITLKQDLGMFVKGLSVQGLFSLMTNGSHTIKNSITPDLYFADPKMGRYTDGSLRTQKKVEKVDLKSEQLTSSDRQYYFELQANYERIFNKDHRVTGLLHYYCQETKNSTWGDDLYSVVPKRYQAFSGRATYSYKDTYMIEGNVGYTGSENFKKGERYGLFPSIALGWIPSQYKFFQKALPFFNYLKFRGSYGKVGNDRLKDVRFPYLTIVGGTGAGTWGGTAIGETQIGATNMAWETTTKLDLGIDGKLFDNKLEFTVDFFRNKTTGVFQKRESVPLESGLNSTLPYANIGSMTSWGFDGNASFTQTIAKDLSFTLRGNFTLARNKVNYWEQSGINYPYQSYSGVPYNVLRGLISEGLFRDEADIKSSPKQTFMENVMPGDIKYKDVNGDGVINDDDIVPLSFSNIPQIQYGLAFEVNYKGFRLNALFEGVKDVQYFMGGSGYYPFAGETTGNVLSIVTDQSNRWTPAWYSGDPSTENPNARFPRLTYGENKNNNRASTHWLADGSYVRLKNVELSYSFPDRWMRKTKIIKSLTVSLIGENLHVWDKVKLWDPAQASDNGAVYPLQRKYTMQLFVTF encoded by the coding sequence ATGAAATATATATATTTGTTATTGCTTACATTCTGTCTATCAGTCCCTACTTTTGCACAAAACAATACTGTTAAAGTGGCGGGAGTAGTAATGGATGAGAACGGAGAAACATTAATCGGAGTAAATATTATGGTAAAAGGCACTAATATTGCCGCCATAACCGATTTAGACGGAAGATTCAGAATAAACAACATTCCCAAAGGAGCTACTGTAGCATTTTCCTATATGGGTTATAAGACTCTTGAAATCAGATATACATCTGATAAAGAGAGAGAAACAATCGGTATGAGACCCGATATCAGTGAATTGGAAGAAGTTGTAATAACAGGGCGTGGTTCTCAGCGTAAAGTATCCGTTGTTGGAGCTATTACTAATGTAGAAACACGTGAATTGCAAGTACCGGCCACATCTGTCAGTAATATGCTTGGTGCACGCGTACCGGGTATCATTGCAGTGACGCGTAGTGGTGAACCTGGCAATGACTTCTCCGAATTCTGGATACGTGGTATCAGTACTTTCGGAGCCAACCAAGGAGCCCTAATTCTTATTGATGGTATCGAAGGAGACTTGAATGACCTTGACCCATCTGATATTGAAAGTTTCTCTGTACTAAAAGACGCTTCAGCAACAGCAGTATATGGAACACGTGGCGCTAACGGTGTCGTTGTAGTTACAACCAAACGAGGTAAGGCTGGTAAGTTGCAAATCAACTACAAGGCAAACATGACCTACTCTTACTCTCCACGTATGCCGGAATATACAGACGCCTATCAATACGCCGCACTAGCCAATGAGGCACGAATGGTCAGGGGCAACAGTGCGCTATATACTCCTACTGAATTAGAACTGTATAGAACTGGGCTAGATCCGGACTTATATCCTAACGTCAACTGGCGGGATGTGATTCTAAAAGATCATGTATGGAACACGCAACACCACTTCAGCCTGTCAGGTGGTGGAGAAAACGCACGCTATTATGTAAGTTTGGGAGCACTTACCAATGAAGCCCTTTTTAAGCAAGATAAAGAATCCCCATATAGCGCTAATGTAGATTATAACAAATACAATTTCCGGGCTAATGTAGATGCTAATATAACTCGCACAACTCTACTCTCCCTTAATTTAGAGACTGTATTTGTAAAGCAGAACGCACCGGGATTCGGAGATGATAATAAAGCACTATGGACAGCGCAGGCCAACTTACCTGCAACCATGGTTCCGGTTCGCTACTCAAACGGTCAGTTGCCTTCTTATGGTGTTAATAGTGACCAAATGTCCCCTTATGTACAACTGAACTATACCGGATATAAAGCTATTGAACGATATAGTGCCAAGTCGAATATAACCTTGAAACAGGATTTAGGAATGTTTGTTAAAGGGTTATCCGTACAAGGTTTATTCTCGTTGATGACCAACGGAAGTCATACTATTAAAAATTCCATCACTCCCGACCTATATTTTGCTGATCCTAAAATGGGACGCTATACCGATGGAAGCCTGCGAACCCAAAAGAAAGTGGAAAAGGTAGACTTGAAGTCCGAACAGTTGACTTCATCAGACCGACAGTACTATTTTGAGTTACAAGCCAACTATGAACGTATTTTTAATAAAGACCACCGCGTTACGGGACTATTGCACTATTATTGCCAGGAAACCAAAAATAGCACATGGGGTGATGACTTATATTCTGTAGTCCCCAAGCGTTACCAAGCTTTCTCCGGCAGAGCCACATATTCATATAAAGACACCTATATGATCGAAGGTAATGTAGGATATACCGGTTCGGAGAACTTCAAAAAGGGAGAACGTTATGGCTTATTCCCGTCTATCGCGCTCGGCTGGATTCCTTCCCAATACAAGTTCTTCCAAAAAGCGCTACCTTTCTTCAACTACCTGAAGTTTCGCGGATCATATGGAAAAGTAGGTAACGACCGCCTAAAAGATGTACGCTTCCCCTACCTTACCATTGTAGGAGGTACAGGCGCTGGCACTTGGGGCGGAACAGCCATCGGTGAGACACAAATCGGTGCAACAAATATGGCATGGGAAACAACTACCAAACTTGATCTCGGCATTGATGGTAAGTTATTTGATAACAAGTTAGAGTTTACCGTAGACTTTTTCCGCAACAAGACCACTGGTGTCTTTCAAAAGCGTGAAAGTGTTCCTTTAGAATCCGGTCTGAACTCCACACTTCCTTACGCCAACATCGGCTCCATGACTTCCTGGGGATTTGACGGAAATGCTTCTTTCACCCAGACTATAGCCAAAGATCTTTCCTTCACCCTGCGTGGTAATTTTACATTGGCAAGAAACAAAGTGAATTACTGGGAACAATCCGGTATAAATTATCCGTACCAGTCATATAGTGGCGTTCCTTATAATGTACTACGCGGGTTGATATCCGAAGGACTGTTCAGGGATGAAGCTGATATTAAAAGCAGCCCTAAACAAACTTTCATGGAAAATGTAATGCCGGGAGACATCAAATATAAAGATGTAAACGGTGACGGAGTTATCAACGATGACGATATTGTTCCCCTCTCATTCTCCAATATTCCGCAAATTCAATATGGTCTTGCCTTCGAAGTGAATTACAAAGGTTTCCGCCTCAATGCACTGTTTGAAGGCGTGAAAGACGTACAATATTTTATGGGAGGAAGCGGTTACTATCCGTTTGCCGGAGAAACAACGGGTAATGTACTCTCTATCGTAACCGATCAATCCAACCGCTGGACTCCCGCCTGGTACTCAGGCGACCCTTCCACGGAGAATCCTAATGCACGCTTTCCCAGACTGACATATGGAGAGAACAAGAACAATAACCGGGCTTCCACACATTGGCTCGCTGATGGTAGCTATGTCCGATTGAAGAACGTAGAACTTTCTTATAGCTTTCCTGACAGATGGATGCGTAAGACCAAAATAATCAAATCTTTAACCGTCAGCCTAATAGGTGAGAACCTGCACGTATGGGATAAAGTAAAACTTTGGGATCCCGCACAAGCATCGGACAATGGAGCAGTTTATCCGTTGCAACGTAAATATACCATGCAATTATTTGTAACATTCTAA
- a CDS encoding RagB/SusD family nutrient uptake outer membrane protein yields MKTYIKNIHIIIGMLCICLLSITQFSCSNYLDVDDYFKQTTQLDSIFKRKVLTEQYINGAASYLPNEGNLWTLAPTPFQGASDENFTSFNDDRHAAIKFLLDEMTPFYETKYFNYPNYYTGIRKASIVLKRINEVQDISDLDRRDFIGRCYFLKGYYYFQLLLQYGPVPIVPDEAFAVDASVEEMSIERATYDECVDYICQNLEKAVEYLYSSRPTDQITIPTQGAALATLSRVRLYAASPWFNGGSGGLYADWIRKSDGVHFISQNKDNEKWGKAAVAAKRVMNTELYHLYTAKRKSDTGQLPEAVTQAYAARPISQFNPTDIDPYRSYAEIFNGDVPVEMNEEVIYSCRPTQTGKDTPAGIALPGVMGGMNGLNLTQDVADAFYMADGSNYSLPANHWEPIGTDKKFSGYTLKANAAKMYDNREMRFYVSMGFNHCLWPGTSYSGNDNSLKNVEVQYYADGNAGPPANFAVDYNHTGYTCKKYVHPEDNLKGSLKPKSFPIYRYAEILLNYAEAMNELEGTYTEGDITVTGRDEDEILDAFNQIRYRAGLPGLTALPSREEMRELIKHERRVEFVCEGHRYHDLRRWGDAEHAYNKPVLGMNIKARKSEREAFHTITTLNDDKSRRYFDYKNNFCPIPKSAMNKNSKLVQNPGW; encoded by the coding sequence ATGAAAACATATATAAAAAATATACATATCATAATAGGCATGCTATGCATTTGCTTGCTTAGTATTACACAGTTCTCATGTAGCAATTATCTGGATGTAGACGATTACTTTAAACAGACCACCCAATTGGATTCTATATTCAAGAGAAAAGTACTGACGGAACAATACATCAATGGAGCAGCAAGTTATCTGCCCAATGAAGGAAACCTATGGACATTAGCCCCAACCCCTTTTCAAGGAGCATCGGATGAAAATTTTACGTCTTTCAACGATGACCGTCATGCTGCCATCAAATTCTTGTTGGATGAAATGACACCTTTTTATGAAACAAAATACTTTAATTATCCCAATTACTACACAGGAATAAGAAAAGCAAGTATCGTTTTGAAACGTATCAACGAAGTACAGGACATCTCTGACTTAGACCGTAGAGACTTTATCGGAAGATGTTATTTTCTGAAAGGCTATTATTATTTCCAGTTATTGTTGCAATATGGTCCTGTTCCCATTGTCCCCGACGAAGCATTTGCCGTTGACGCAAGTGTAGAGGAAATGTCCATAGAGCGTGCCACATACGATGAATGCGTGGACTACATCTGCCAGAATCTGGAAAAGGCAGTAGAGTATTTATATAGTTCAAGGCCGACCGACCAAATCACTATTCCAACACAGGGAGCAGCTTTAGCTACTTTATCACGCGTCAGATTGTATGCGGCAAGTCCTTGGTTCAATGGTGGTAGCGGTGGATTATACGCAGACTGGATACGTAAGAGCGACGGAGTTCACTTCATCAGTCAAAACAAAGATAACGAAAAATGGGGAAAAGCGGCGGTAGCAGCCAAACGTGTTATGAATACCGAACTATACCATCTCTATACAGCAAAAAGAAAATCTGATACCGGCCAGTTGCCTGAGGCTGTAACCCAAGCTTATGCAGCCCGTCCTATTTCGCAATTCAACCCTACAGATATTGATCCTTATCGTTCTTATGCTGAAATATTCAATGGAGATGTACCTGTTGAGATGAATGAGGAAGTTATCTATTCATGCCGGCCAACTCAGACAGGTAAAGATACGCCTGCCGGAATCGCCCTACCGGGAGTTATGGGAGGTATGAACGGATTAAATCTTACACAAGATGTAGCCGATGCTTTCTATATGGCTGACGGCAGCAATTACTCTCTTCCTGCAAATCACTGGGAACCTATTGGAACTGATAAAAAATTCTCAGGATACACCTTGAAAGCCAATGCAGCAAAAATGTATGACAACCGGGAAATGCGTTTTTATGTCTCTATGGGATTTAATCATTGCTTATGGCCCGGCACATCTTACTCCGGCAATGATAATTCATTGAAAAATGTAGAAGTGCAATACTATGCCGATGGCAATGCAGGTCCTCCGGCTAATTTTGCCGTAGACTATAACCATACCGGATATACCTGCAAGAAATACGTTCATCCAGAAGACAACCTGAAAGGTTCTCTAAAACCCAAGTCTTTCCCGATATACCGTTATGCTGAAATATTACTGAACTACGCGGAAGCCATGAATGAGCTGGAAGGCACATATACCGAAGGCGATATAACAGTGACCGGACGGGATGAAGACGAGATTCTGGATGCTTTCAATCAAATCCGTTATCGTGCAGGACTACCAGGTTTGACTGCATTACCTTCACGCGAGGAAATGCGCGAGCTGATCAAGCACGAACGTCGCGTCGAATTTGTATGCGAAGGACATCGTTATCATGACCTTCGCCGTTGGGGAGATGCCGAACATGCTTATAATAAACCAGTATTGGGTATGAATATCAAAGCCAGAAAAAGTGAGCGTGAAGCATTCCACACCATCACTACTTTGAATGATGATAAATCCCGCCGGTACTTCGACTATAAGAATAATTTCTGTCCAATACCGAAGTCTGCAATGAATAAAAACAGTAAATTAGTTCAGAATCCCGGATGGTAA
- a CDS encoding glycosyl hydrolase family 28 protein: MNLKRFVFIASILLGYIQCIYSQAQLTTYPAPKDAELMNDFSVKVRQNGKDWKSVDTYLVQVDEVQGNNHNVENASMSYFDFSGEVEVSVTFNHGTIQTGRIRPLSYGIAPSIDGNTMTFKLDRPRNLSVEVNGDIFHNLHLFANPIDEKKPKKLKDKNLIYFGPGIHTFPGDTLNVPSGKTVYIAGGALVKGCIQVVNAQNVKILGRGIVIPERWAGLRIVNSKNVLVEGVITTQCPTGGSDSITIRNVKSISSYGWGDGMNVFASNNVLFDGVFCRNSDDCTTVYGTRLGFTGGCKNITMQNSTLWADVAHPIFIGIHGDVENPEILENLNYINIDILDHKEKQLDYQGCLAINAGDNNLIRNVRFENIRIEDFRQGQLVNLRIFYNEKYCKAPGRGIENVLFKDISYTGENAEVSMIIGYDKKRKVKNIRFENLQINGEVIYDDMPDKPKWYKTGDMARIFVGEHTEEVTFSK, translated from the coding sequence ATGAACCTAAAACGATTTGTATTTATCGCAAGTATCCTGTTGGGTTATATCCAGTGTATCTACTCACAAGCCCAATTAACAACTTACCCGGCACCGAAAGATGCCGAACTGATGAATGATTTCTCTGTCAAAGTGAGACAAAACGGAAAAGACTGGAAGTCTGTGGACACATACCTTGTCCAAGTAGACGAAGTGCAAGGAAACAACCATAATGTAGAAAATGCCTCCATGAGCTATTTCGACTTCTCAGGCGAAGTAGAAGTATCGGTAACGTTCAATCACGGAACAATCCAAACGGGTCGTATCCGCCCACTATCTTACGGAATAGCCCCTTCGATAGACGGTAATACAATGACCTTCAAACTGGACCGTCCGCGTAACTTGTCGGTAGAAGTAAACGGAGATATTTTCCATAATCTTCATCTTTTTGCCAATCCGATAGATGAGAAGAAACCCAAAAAACTGAAGGATAAGAATCTGATTTACTTCGGTCCGGGCATACACACATTTCCCGGGGACACACTGAATGTTCCGTCCGGAAAGACGGTTTATATAGCGGGAGGAGCTCTTGTAAAAGGATGCATCCAGGTGGTAAATGCTCAGAATGTGAAGATTCTGGGAAGAGGTATCGTTATTCCCGAACGCTGGGCAGGGCTACGTATCGTCAATTCCAAAAATGTATTAGTAGAAGGAGTTATCACTACCCAATGCCCCACAGGAGGATCGGACAGCATAACGATACGCAACGTAAAATCCATCAGCTCTTACGGTTGGGGCGACGGCATGAATGTATTTGCCAGCAACAATGTATTGTTCGACGGCGTATTTTGCCGTAACTCCGACGATTGCACCACTGTCTACGGAACTCGTCTGGGATTTACCGGCGGTTGCAAAAATATCACCATGCAAAACTCTACCCTTTGGGCGGATGTAGCGCACCCCATCTTTATCGGTATTCATGGAGACGTTGAAAACCCTGAGATTCTGGAAAACCTGAATTATATCAATATCGACATTCTGGACCATAAAGAGAAGCAATTGGATTATCAAGGCTGCCTCGCCATCAATGCAGGCGATAATAATCTGATCCGCAATGTGCGCTTTGAGAATATCCGGATAGAAGATTTCAGACAGGGACAATTAGTTAATCTGCGTATCTTCTACAATGAGAAATATTGCAAAGCACCGGGCAGAGGTATTGAGAATGTATTGTTCAAGGATATCTCCTACACGGGAGAGAATGCAGAAGTTTCCATGATTATCGGTTATGACAAAAAACGGAAAGTGAAAAACATTCGTTTTGAAAACTTACAAATAAACGGTGAAGTGATTTATGATGACATGCCCGATAAACCCAAATGGTATAAGACCGGAGATATGGCACGCATCTTTGTAGGCGAACATACAGAAGAGGTTACATTCAGTAAATAA